From Microcoleus sp. FACHB-831, a single genomic window includes:
- a CDS encoding PadR family transcriptional regulator: MLELATLGILQREPLHGYRLKQHLELFMGSCISVNYGSIYPLLKRLEEQGAIAAVEEEEGETSSGRKIYSVTDLGRDRWRQKMLEHPQESWVNSRSRFLIKFSFFSYLQPPERIKLLEHRLMVCKLRLESREIEKLAPDSYQTNVWHYAMQVLEGEILWIVEQLAKERNIGTIN; encoded by the coding sequence ATGTTAGAATTAGCTACTTTAGGTATATTGCAGCGCGAACCCCTACACGGGTATAGATTGAAACAGCATTTAGAATTGTTCATGGGTAGCTGCATCAGCGTTAATTATGGTTCGATTTACCCGCTATTGAAGCGTCTGGAAGAGCAAGGGGCGATCGCGGCAGTTGAAGAGGAAGAAGGAGAAACAAGTTCAGGTCGCAAAATATACAGCGTTACCGATCTGGGGCGCGATCGCTGGCGACAAAAAATGTTAGAGCATCCTCAAGAAAGCTGGGTAAACAGTCGTTCTCGCTTCCTGATCAAATTCTCCTTTTTTAGCTATTTGCAACCACCAGAACGGATAAAGTTGCTAGAACACCGCTTAATGGTATGCAAGCTACGTCTGGAAAGCCGAGAAATTGAAAAGCTTGCTCCAGATTCCTACCAAACCAATGTATGGCATTATGCGATGCAAGTCCTCGAAGGCGAAATTTTATGGATCGTCGAGCAACTTGCAAAGGAACGAAACATTGGCACCATTAATTAA
- a CDS encoding SH3 domain-containing protein has translation MRSLSRILLVGAIAALSFTLPVQADQTDPNGSSSQPEPGWSLWRPNSDIQNADFTAGFSNIEFGGFLDFENSCAEALGTPKEKTPYWFRVSNLVNQIGTGTAEYGCWKNGQFVTTHSSTAVSTKLGDVTCLRVNVPTGKGLRIRSEAELKAKVIGFVRNGETVQLESSPALIMQADGRNWVAIRSPVEGWVSNDRPDTSGNLGLCR, from the coding sequence ATGCGAAGCTTGTCCCGAATTCTGCTGGTAGGTGCGATCGCTGCTTTGTCATTTACGCTTCCGGTTCAGGCGGATCAAACCGATCCCAATGGTTCAAGCAGTCAGCCAGAACCAGGCTGGAGTTTGTGGCGTCCTAATTCAGATATACAAAATGCAGACTTTACTGCGGGTTTTTCCAATATAGAGTTTGGGGGATTTCTAGATTTTGAAAATTCCTGTGCCGAGGCGCTAGGTACTCCCAAGGAAAAGACTCCTTATTGGTTTAGAGTTAGCAATTTAGTAAATCAGATTGGTACTGGTACAGCCGAGTATGGCTGCTGGAAGAATGGGCAGTTTGTTACTACCCACAGCAGTACTGCTGTCAGCACAAAATTGGGCGATGTCACTTGTTTGCGCGTCAATGTTCCAACAGGTAAAGGCTTAAGAATTCGCTCCGAAGCTGAGTTGAAGGCTAAAGTTATTGGCTTTGTTAGAAACGGTGAAACGGTGCAGCTTGAAAGCTCTCCAGCATTGATTATGCAGGCGGATGGTCGAAACTGGGTTGCAATTCGTTCCCCTGTGGAAGGTTGGGTTTCTAACGATCGTCCAGACACTTCAGGCAATCTTGGTTTATGCCGATGA
- a CDS encoding efflux RND transporter periplasmic adaptor subunit, whose translation MPYNSVSEQEKDSQKGVDPIIAPYTSGEERDARALEDVRDNGTKPSDRASDTKRDVLENATYASDRADSNIIDSEFEQDLPPLERKRDRKRGSMTPILVGIGIGVALGVAGTRFLPGAGEKPATVAKAPPTPPPSMTVTVAPVETTQLARTLETTGTVAAYDMLPVLPQTTGLQVKQVMASEGQRVQVGQVLAILDDSVLQSQISGAKAQLEAALALVQQKQAAKSQTQAALAQSQASLAEARARFNDAQTTLKRYQTLADKGAISLQDLDTRRTAAITAAEAVRVAEAAIASSQANIRSAEANITSAMADVRNNQAKIQQLETQLGQTLVKAPASGIVAEKIARVGDVSSGSQKLFTIIRNGVVELQVKVPEPQLPEVRVGAPAIVTSNADSRIRLQGRVREIAPMVEQQTRLATVKIDLPSNVGEVDLRPGMFLKAAITSQTAQGLTVPAKSVLPQTEGKAIVYLLDANNIVHQQTVELGTNTGGDNTNSDNAKSEIKRGLKLGDRVVVAGAGYLKDGDKVQLVSGK comes from the coding sequence GTGCCATACAACTCAGTTTCAGAGCAAGAAAAAGATAGCCAAAAAGGCGTAGATCCGATAATAGCGCCATACACAAGCGGCGAGGAAAGGGACGCACGCGCCCTTGAAGACGTGCGGGATAACGGGACTAAGCCAAGTGATAGGGCATCGGATACAAAGCGCGACGTGCTAGAGAACGCAACATACGCAAGCGATCGCGCTGATAGCAACATCATAGACTCAGAGTTTGAGCAAGATTTACCCCCTTTAGAGAGAAAACGCGATCGCAAGCGCGGATCGATGACTCCCATCCTGGTGGGCATAGGAATCGGCGTTGCCCTTGGTGTCGCCGGAACGCGCTTCTTACCTGGCGCTGGCGAGAAACCCGCCACTGTCGCCAAGGCTCCACCGACTCCACCACCAAGCATGACCGTTACAGTTGCGCCAGTAGAAACTACGCAACTTGCCCGCACGCTAGAGACAACAGGCACAGTTGCAGCCTACGATATGCTCCCTGTTTTACCGCAGACAACAGGCTTGCAAGTTAAGCAAGTCATGGCATCAGAGGGGCAAAGGGTGCAAGTGGGACAAGTTCTCGCAATTCTGGACGATTCGGTACTGCAATCACAAATATCAGGCGCAAAAGCGCAGCTAGAAGCTGCACTTGCTTTAGTGCAGCAAAAACAAGCAGCTAAAAGTCAAACACAAGCTGCTCTTGCTCAATCACAAGCAAGCTTGGCAGAAGCGAGGGCTAGATTCAATGATGCTCAGACAACTCTCAAGCGGTATCAAACCCTGGCTGACAAAGGAGCAATTAGCCTTCAAGACCTAGACACCAGGCGTACTGCGGCCATCACTGCGGCTGAGGCGGTTCGAGTTGCTGAAGCTGCGATCGCCAGTTCGCAAGCCAATATTAGGAGTGCTGAAGCTAACATTACCAGCGCAATGGCCGATGTGCGAAATAACCAGGCTAAAATTCAACAACTTGAAACTCAGCTAGGGCAAACCTTGGTGAAGGCTCCTGCTAGTGGGATTGTGGCGGAGAAAATTGCCAGAGTTGGGGATGTCTCATCTGGGAGCCAAAAGCTATTTACGATCATTCGTAACGGTGTTGTAGAACTTCAGGTGAAAGTACCAGAACCACAGTTGCCAGAAGTACGAGTAGGCGCACCAGCGATCGTTACCAGTAATGCAGATTCGCGCATTCGCTTACAGGGAAGAGTGCGAGAAATTGCTCCTATGGTAGAGCAGCAAACTCGTTTGGCAACAGTCAAAATTGACTTACCTTCTAACGTTGGTGAAGTGGATCTGCGACCGGGTATGTTTCTCAAAGCAGCCATAACCTCGCAAACGGCTCAAGGGTTAACGGTTCCGGCGAAATCTGTGCTGCCTCAGACTGAGGGGAAAGCAATTGTTTATTTGTTGGATGCTAACAACATCGTGCATCAACAAACAGTGGAATTAGGAACGAATACTGGTGGAGATAACACCAATTCTGATAATGCCAAAAGCGAAATAAAAAGAGGCTTAAAATTGGGCGATCGCGTTGTAGTTGCAGGTGCGGGTTATCTCAAAGATGGCGATAAAGTTCAATTAGTTAGCGGTAAGTAG
- a CDS encoding response regulator, giving the protein MNSQANSKPKLLVVDDEPDNLDLLYRTFHREYKVLRADNGPAALDILAAEAKNGSSVAVIISDQRMPLMSGTEFLSLTATQYPDIIRIILTGYTDVEDLVEAINAGKVFKYVTKPWDAEELKRVVRQAMDTHNVLKVRTEELCRTLRRESLLNTVTNTIRNAQYGRKGGSPLQQVLQTIVDTVGHMLEVSVCILRPFQNDRMADEWFVYQKKNGRGRSDGNKEQELSPPSNSQVQALSLAGSGLTVHSSLPSAESSLFTHTVWETRDVQVINDVETDEPFLSQDRYLQQAYQEAGIRSSLIVPLICQAELMAVLALHHCGQPRVWEDDEIQLVVMVADQAALALSQARAYEQVRSLAQRESLVNTITTAIRSSLDPQDIFAAITQQLGQALQVDGCALSLWRDEDEFVQCVGLYDGTESRVSSEVIAEEFLNPAYKTTNPNQPPQSRRGELLAQLKNVEGGIRTPQLPQSVVPIAGNPVLQQLLRTQQPVAIDDLGQQPEMNGFDLPLRSPARALLIVPLLSDGQIIGSITLRQTHRARRWRESEIDLAQAVAAQAAIAVQQSRLYQKTRQQAERLLELDRQKTEFFQNVSHEFRTPLTLMIGPLESAVGNKQDLPYDQAAIALRNSRRLLRLVNQLLDLQRLDAGRMQASFRPCNLVEFVNQIVETFRPYCEKKDLHLVTQLTPTPLVYLDLERFDKVIYNLLSNAMKFTNAGGTITIKVQPAGDHIRVQVSDTGIGIRPEQIPHLFERFRQAEGSVSRSHEGSGLGLALIKELVDLHGGQISVQSIYNEGSTFTVWLQTGTAHLPLDQVLEVGTELQSSRAAVELADLEIEEATSEFPGLSSHLEASRSELQPSLAGNSVNSLTETSPTAPKSSILVVDDNRDLRTYVSRILLQEGYEVCTAKNGAEGFEVALAMRPGLIVTDLMMPRVSGLDLIRMIREQQDLKGTPIILLTAKVDEETRIEGTQRGADAYLSKPFNDRELLALVANLLALKENERRVVELNTYLTESVLSRFLPPSLVEECAKGELKLDLRPEPRLITVLFSDIVGFTSLSNTLRSRRVAEILNEYLEAMTKAVFDNGGTVDKFMGDAVLALFGAPEELTPNEQVKRAIAAARQMHLSLAKLNQQWQEQGILGSNGRAAVQFRCGIHQGTAVVGMFGGKERSDYTAIGPCVNIASRLQEAAEPNCILVSAAVADYLEDNELDKRSPLKLKGIDETVLTFAVNSLV; this is encoded by the coding sequence ATGAATTCCCAAGCCAACAGTAAGCCTAAACTTCTGGTCGTCGATGACGAACCGGATAACTTGGATTTGCTTTACCGAACCTTTCACCGAGAGTACAAAGTGCTGCGGGCAGATAACGGCCCTGCGGCACTAGATATCCTAGCGGCAGAGGCCAAAAATGGTTCGAGTGTAGCGGTTATCATCTCAGATCAGCGTATGCCGTTAATGAGCGGCACTGAGTTTCTCAGCCTTACCGCTACCCAGTACCCCGATATTATTCGGATCATTTTGACTGGCTACACCGATGTTGAAGACTTGGTGGAAGCAATCAACGCTGGTAAGGTTTTTAAGTACGTGACCAAGCCCTGGGATGCTGAAGAACTCAAAAGGGTGGTGCGGCAGGCTATGGATACCCATAACGTGCTGAAAGTCCGCACGGAGGAACTTTGCCGAACTCTGCGCCGGGAATCCCTTCTGAATACTGTAACCAATACCATTCGCAATGCTCAGTATGGGCGCAAGGGTGGTTCGCCACTACAACAAGTCCTCCAGACAATCGTAGACACTGTGGGTCATATGCTGGAGGTTAGTGTTTGCATCCTGCGCCCGTTTCAAAACGATCGCATGGCAGACGAATGGTTTGTTTATCAGAAGAAAAATGGTAGGGGGCGTTCTGATGGCAACAAAGAGCAGGAATTAAGCCCACCTAGTAACTCTCAGGTTCAGGCTTTGTCTTTGGCAGGATCGGGGTTAACAGTTCATAGTTCATTACCATCAGCTGAATCTTCCCTCTTCACTCATACGGTGTGGGAAACCCGCGATGTGCAAGTAATCAATGATGTGGAAACAGATGAACCCTTCCTGAGTCAAGATCGATACCTGCAACAGGCATACCAAGAAGCTGGTATTCGTTCTAGCCTAATTGTGCCGCTAATTTGCCAAGCTGAGTTGATGGCTGTTTTGGCTCTACACCATTGTGGGCAACCGCGTGTATGGGAGGATGATGAAATTCAACTGGTGGTGATGGTGGCAGATCAAGCCGCACTCGCTCTTTCCCAGGCGCGGGCTTATGAACAGGTGCGCTCTTTGGCACAGCGCGAGTCGCTTGTCAATACCATTACTACTGCTATCCGTTCTAGTCTTGACCCGCAGGACATTTTTGCGGCGATTACTCAACAGTTAGGGCAAGCTTTGCAGGTAGATGGTTGTGCGCTTTCTCTCTGGAGGGATGAGGATGAGTTTGTGCAGTGCGTTGGGTTGTATGACGGAACGGAGAGCCGGGTGAGTTCGGAAGTCATCGCTGAAGAATTCCTAAATCCTGCGTACAAAACGACAAATCCCAATCAGCCACCACAATCGAGGAGGGGGGAATTGCTCGCGCAATTAAAGAATGTGGAAGGGGGTATTAGGACTCCTCAGCTGCCGCAGTCAGTTGTGCCAATTGCGGGAAATCCAGTCTTGCAGCAGTTGCTGAGGACGCAGCAGCCAGTGGCAATAGACGATCTCGGCCAGCAGCCGGAAATGAATGGGTTCGATTTGCCACTGCGATCGCCTGCACGAGCTTTGTTAATCGTGCCATTACTTTCTGATGGCCAAATTATTGGCAGCATTACCCTGCGCCAAACCCACCGCGCCAGAAGATGGCGCGAAAGCGAGATCGATCTGGCTCAAGCAGTCGCGGCACAAGCAGCGATCGCCGTTCAGCAATCCCGGCTTTATCAAAAAACCAGACAGCAAGCCGAACGATTGCTGGAACTAGACCGACAGAAAACAGAATTTTTCCAAAATGTTTCTCACGAGTTCCGCACGCCCTTAACCTTGATGATCGGGCCTTTAGAGTCCGCTGTAGGAAACAAACAAGATTTGCCCTACGATCAAGCCGCGATCGCCCTGCGGAATTCCCGACGCTTGCTGCGGCTCGTAAATCAACTGCTCGACTTACAGCGCCTCGATGCTGGGAGGATGCAAGCCAGTTTCCGTCCCTGTAACTTAGTCGAATTCGTCAACCAGATTGTTGAAACTTTCCGCCCTTACTGCGAGAAAAAAGACCTGCATTTGGTGACGCAGCTCACTCCAACCCCTTTGGTTTATTTGGATTTAGAAAGATTTGACAAAGTTATATATAATCTTTTATCCAACGCGATGAAGTTTACCAACGCGGGGGGCACTATTACAATTAAAGTGCAACCCGCTGGGGATCATATACGAGTTCAAGTTAGCGACACTGGGATTGGCATTCGTCCCGAACAAATTCCGCATCTATTTGAGCGGTTTCGTCAGGCAGAAGGGTCGGTAAGCCGCTCTCATGAAGGCAGTGGCTTAGGTCTGGCTCTGATAAAAGAACTGGTTGACCTGCACGGAGGTCAAATTTCCGTACAGTCTATTTATAACGAAGGGTCAACCTTTACCGTTTGGTTGCAAACGGGGACAGCTCACCTGCCCCTCGATCAAGTGCTAGAAGTGGGGACAGAATTACAGTCTTCTCGTGCGGCAGTGGAATTAGCTGATTTGGAAATTGAGGAAGCCACTTCTGAATTCCCAGGTTTAAGTTCTCACTTAGAGGCAAGCCGTTCCGAGTTACAACCTTCTTTAGCAGGAAACTCTGTTAATTCTTTAACTGAAACCTCACCAACCGCGCCCAAGAGTTCAATCTTAGTAGTGGACGACAACCGGGATTTACGCACTTACGTGTCTCGGATTCTGCTGCAAGAAGGCTACGAAGTCTGCACGGCTAAGAATGGGGCAGAAGGCTTCGAGGTAGCCTTAGCGATGCGTCCGGGGCTGATCGTGACAGATTTGATGATGCCTCGCGTATCCGGTTTGGATTTGATTAGGATGATCCGCGAACAGCAAGATTTAAAGGGAACGCCCATCATCTTGCTGACAGCGAAGGTGGACGAAGAAACCCGAATTGAAGGTACTCAAAGGGGAGCAGATGCCTATTTGTCTAAGCCCTTTAACGATCGGGAGTTATTAGCATTGGTCGCTAATTTGCTGGCGCTGAAGGAAAATGAACGCCGAGTGGTCGAACTGAATACTTACCTTACAGAGTCCGTCCTGAGTCGCTTTTTGCCACCATCGCTAGTGGAAGAGTGTGCTAAAGGGGAACTGAAGCTGGATTTACGTCCGGAGCCTCGTCTGATTACAGTTTTGTTCAGCGATATTGTGGGTTTTACCAGTCTGTCGAATACATTGCGAAGTCGGCGAGTAGCAGAGATTCTCAATGAATATCTCGAAGCGATGACTAAAGCTGTGTTTGATAATGGCGGGACGGTTGATAAGTTTATGGGGGATGCTGTCTTGGCACTGTTTGGGGCACCAGAAGAGCTAACACCAAACGAACAGGTGAAAAGAGCGATCGCTGCTGCACGACAAATGCACCTTTCTCTAGCCAAACTCAACCAGCAGTGGCAGGAGCAAGGCATCCTGGGAAGTAACGGCAGGGCGGCTGTACAGTTCCGGTGTGGCATTCACCAAGGTACTGCTGTGGTAGGAATGTTTGGCGGCAAAGAACGGTCGGACTATACTGCGATTGGGCCTTGCGTGAATATTGCGTCGAGACTTCAAGAAGCTGCTGAACCAAATTGCATCTTGGTTTCTGCTGCTGTGGCTGATTACTTGGAAGACAACGAACTAGACAAAAGAAGTCCGCTCAAGCTCAAAGGAATCGATGAAACTGTTCTTACCTTTGCTGTTAACTCATTAGTGTAG
- a CDS encoding efflux RND transporter permease subunit, whose product MSFNISAWSIKQPVPTIVLFLILTIMGLVAFPALGIDDSPNIDVPSVSVSVTQPGADPTELESQVTKKIEDAVAGLGNIDHIISTVSDSSSNTTINFLLGTNSDRATNDVRNAVAQIRQSLPQDINDPVVKRVEFTGGSIMSYAVVSEQQSVEQLSELIDQNISRAILSVKGVGQVQRIGGVDREIRVNLNPDRLQAIGITATQVNEQIRNFNINLPGGRTDIGNSEQTVRTLGSANSVEELKNYQITLPKGGFVPLSTLGEVINGYAEARQAAYLNGKPVVAFSIVRSTGSTVVSVEEGVRKVVKDLEKTLPADVKLEVIFTLANHIRESYEASVDALVLGAVLAVVTILIFLRDWRATLITAVALPLSVIPTFFVLKVLNYTLNSMTLLALALVVGILVDDAIVEIENIERHVQMGKTPYQAAMDASDEIGLAVVATTMSIVAVFVPVAFMGGIPGQFFRPFGVTVAVSVLFSLLVARTVTPLMAAYLLKDKGHHQDNLKKDQLSYQYRRLLTWALNHRFITMVLAVALFFGSLQLVPLIPQGFIDREDTGLSTVSIELPPGSTMNQTHQAVQQANNMLVAHSAVESVLATEGAPTVSGGPGGGGGGGGSVNSATLYVKLKEHDRHIGQQQFEQELRPKFNDIPGVRIGFAQGRVGSKKQLAILLKSENPTALNRTAEALTQQMSRLPGFLEVTSSASLVKPEMLVKPDTNAAADQGVSVAAIARTASLATIGDNDANLAKFDLPDRQIPIRVQLAPQFRNDINTIKNLQVPGKNGALVPLMAVANISMGTGPSTINRFDRARQVSVEANLQDIPLGPATKAANSLPALNPLPPGVTQEPFGDAKVMQDIFSGFALALSTAVLFIFAVLVLLFSNFLHPITIMAALPLSIGGAFLGLLIGQKSLGLYALIGVVLLMGIVTKNSILLVDYALFNQAEGKPLFKATLESGVARLRPILMTTIAMIAGMVPIALGIGAGSQARAPMAIAVIGGLMTSTLLTLIVIPVVFTYMDRLQTFIFKLFGRKPARKAAH is encoded by the coding sequence ATGTCTTTCAACATCTCGGCTTGGTCTATTAAACAGCCAGTCCCAACCATTGTTCTATTCTTAATTTTGACAATAATGGGCTTGGTGGCATTTCCAGCATTGGGAATTGATGACTCTCCTAACATCGATGTCCCTTCAGTTTCGGTCAGCGTAACTCAGCCAGGGGCTGACCCGACAGAACTGGAATCACAAGTCACGAAAAAAATAGAGGATGCTGTTGCTGGATTGGGCAACATCGACCACATTATATCTACGGTAAGCGACAGCTCCTCTAACACGACAATCAACTTTCTACTGGGAACAAATAGCGATCGCGCTACCAACGATGTCCGTAACGCCGTAGCCCAAATTCGTCAAAGTCTCCCACAAGACATTAACGATCCCGTCGTCAAACGAGTTGAGTTTACTGGCGGCTCCATCATGTCCTACGCCGTCGTTTCCGAGCAACAATCTGTAGAACAACTAAGCGAATTAATTGACCAGAACATAAGCCGCGCCATACTATCAGTCAAAGGCGTCGGCCAAGTTCAACGCATTGGCGGCGTAGATCGCGAAATTCGAGTCAATCTCAACCCAGACAGACTGCAAGCCATCGGCATTACAGCAACTCAAGTTAACGAACAAATCCGCAACTTCAACATTAACCTGCCCGGTGGACGAACCGACATCGGCAACTCCGAGCAAACCGTCCGCACTTTGGGCAGCGCCAACAGCGTCGAAGAACTCAAAAATTATCAAATAACCCTTCCCAAAGGCGGCTTCGTTCCCCTCTCCACCTTGGGAGAAGTAATTAATGGCTATGCAGAAGCTCGTCAGGCAGCTTATCTAAATGGCAAACCTGTAGTTGCCTTTTCCATCGTCCGCAGCACTGGTAGCACCGTCGTCTCGGTAGAAGAAGGGGTGCGGAAAGTGGTGAAAGATTTGGAGAAGACACTGCCAGCAGATGTCAAGCTGGAAGTGATCTTCACCTTGGCAAACCACATCCGAGAATCTTACGAAGCTTCGGTAGATGCCCTAGTTCTGGGTGCAGTGCTAGCAGTAGTGACGATTTTAATTTTTTTACGGGATTGGCGAGCCACTCTGATTACTGCTGTGGCGCTACCGCTATCGGTAATTCCCACCTTTTTCGTGCTGAAGGTGTTGAACTACACCCTCAACAGCATGACTTTGCTGGCACTAGCGCTGGTAGTGGGTATTTTGGTGGATGATGCGATCGTAGAAATTGAGAACATCGAGCGGCACGTCCAGATGGGCAAAACGCCTTATCAAGCTGCTATGGATGCTTCGGACGAGATTGGTTTGGCAGTAGTCGCCACGACGATGAGCATTGTTGCAGTATTTGTGCCAGTCGCGTTTATGGGCGGCATTCCCGGTCAGTTTTTTCGACCGTTTGGCGTTACAGTCGCCGTCTCGGTCTTATTCTCCCTGCTGGTAGCAAGGACGGTGACGCCGCTGATGGCAGCTTATCTGCTCAAAGATAAGGGACACCATCAAGATAACTTGAAGAAAGACCAACTTTCTTATCAGTATCGGCGGCTGCTAACTTGGGCGTTGAATCATAGATTTATAACGATGGTTCTAGCCGTAGCTTTATTCTTCGGCAGTCTTCAGCTCGTACCGCTGATTCCTCAAGGCTTCATTGATAGAGAAGACACGGGGCTTTCTACGGTATCAATTGAACTGCCCCCAGGCTCCACCATGAACCAAACACATCAAGCGGTGCAGCAGGCAAACAATATGTTGGTTGCCCACTCAGCAGTAGAGAGCGTACTGGCGACAGAAGGCGCTCCTACTGTTTCGGGTGGCCCTGGCGGCGGCGGTGGTGGTGGCGGCAGTGTGAATAGTGCCACGCTGTATGTCAAACTGAAAGAACACGATCGCCACATCGGTCAGCAGCAGTTTGAGCAAGAGCTACGTCCTAAATTTAATGACATTCCAGGGGTGCGGATTGGTTTTGCTCAAGGGCGAGTGGGAAGTAAGAAGCAGTTAGCAATTTTGCTCAAAAGCGAAAATCCAACGGCGCTGAACCGCACAGCAGAAGCGCTAACCCAACAAATGAGCAGATTGCCTGGATTTTTGGAAGTAACATCGAGCGCTAGTTTGGTGAAGCCGGAGATGTTAGTTAAACCGGATACGAACGCGGCGGCGGATCAAGGAGTATCTGTAGCGGCGATCGCTCGTACTGCTTCCCTGGCCACTATTGGAGATAATGACGCTAATCTCGCTAAATTTGACCTCCCAGACCGACAAATTCCGATTCGCGTGCAGCTAGCTCCCCAGTTCCGCAACGACATCAACACTATCAAAAATCTGCAAGTACCTGGTAAAAATGGGGCTTTAGTACCTTTAATGGCTGTTGCCAATATCAGCATGGGTACTGGCCCTTCTACGATCAACCGCTTCGACCGCGCCCGCCAGGTATCGGTAGAGGCAAACTTGCAAGACATCCCTTTAGGCCCAGCTACAAAAGCCGCAAACTCCCTGCCAGCACTGAATCCGCTACCTCCCGGCGTCACCCAAGAACCCTTCGGAGATGCCAAAGTGATGCAGGACATTTTTAGCGGTTTTGCTTTGGCTCTGTCAACGGCGGTGCTGTTTATCTTTGCCGTGCTTGTGCTGCTGTTTAGCAATTTCCTGCATCCCATAACGATTATGGCGGCGTTGCCTTTGTCTATAGGTGGTGCATTCCTGGGATTACTAATCGGGCAAAAATCTTTAGGTTTGTATGCCTTAATTGGCGTGGTGTTGCTGATGGGAATTGTGACGAAAAACTCTATTTTGCTGGTAGATTACGCATTGTTCAACCAAGCAGAAGGGAAGCCGCTATTCAAAGCAACCTTGGAATCGGGGGTAGCGAGATTGCGACCCATTTTGATGACAACGATCGCCATGATTGCGGGGATGGTACCTATTGCTTTGGGAATTGGTGCGGGTTCTCAGGCTCGCGCTCCTATGGCGATCGCTGTTATCGGTGGTTTGATGACTTCAACTCTACTCACGCTGATAGTCATTCCTGTGGTCTTCACCTATATGGATCGCCTTCAAACCTTTATTTTCAAACTCTTCGGTCGGAAACCTGCTAGAAAAGCAGCCCATTAA